From Haemorhous mexicanus isolate bHaeMex1 chromosome 2, bHaeMex1.pri, whole genome shotgun sequence, the proteins below share one genomic window:
- the GAP43 gene encoding neuromodulin has product MLCCMRRTKQVEKNEDGDQKIEQDGIKPEDKAHKAATKIQASFRGHITRKKLKGEKKGDAPASETDAADKKEEGPAGGAAENKESEAPAATEAAAADSAQQEEGSQDSSAPSEEKKGDGAAETGSEQPAPQAATPAASSEEKTAAATAHERESATKASTDNSPSLKADEAQDKEEPKQADVPAADTTATTTPAAEDATAKATAQPQMETVESSQTEEKTDAVEETKPTESAQQEEVKEEESKADQENA; this is encoded by the exons GTTGAAAAAAATGAGGACGGAGACCAAAAGATCGAGCAAGATGGCATCAAACCAGAAGATAAAGCTCATAAGGCAGCCACCAAAATCCAGGCCAGCTTCCGCGGACACATAACAAGGAAAAAGCTCAAGGGGGAGAAGAAGGGAGATGCCCCAGCATCTGAGACTGATGCCGCCGACAAGAAGGAGGAAGGCCCTGCTGGCGGAGCGGCCGAGAACAAAGAAAGcgaggctcctgctgccacagaaGCAGCCGctgctgacagtgcccagcaggaggagggcagcCAAGACAGCAGCGCGCCTTcggaggagaaaaaaggagatgGAGCCGCCGAGacgggctcagagcagccagccccacaggctgCCACTCCCGCTGcctcctcagaggaaaagaccgctgctgccactgcccacGAAAGGGAAAGTGCCACTAAAGCTTCCACTGATAACTCGCCGTCCTTGAAGGCTGACGAAGCCCAAGACAAAGAGGAGCCTAAACAAGCCGACGTGCCTGCTGCTgacaccactgccaccaccacccctgCCGCAGAGGATGCTACTGCCAAGGCAACAGCGCAACCCCAAATGGAGACAGTGGAGAGCAGCCAAACCGAAGAGAAGACAG ATGCTGTAGAAGAAACCAAACCTACTGAAAGTGCCCAGCAGGAAGAGGTGAAAGAAGAAGAGAGCAAGGCGGACCAAGAAAATGCCTGA